From the genome of Primulina eburnea isolate SZY01 chromosome 12, ASM2296580v1, whole genome shotgun sequence, one region includes:
- the LOC140806730 gene encoding uncharacterized protein, protein MPRSSRTGKLEYNPEIEKTAKRLRKEARLKRENQPSSSSPDLNVSSDSNDTESESDIDLEVERSESDEEKMAGQAQRTLRELANPNVIQQPLCIQFPTTDATFELKSGLIHLLPTFRGLAGEDPHKHLKEFHIVCTAMKPQGITEEQISLRAFPFSLADKAKDWLYYLPSGTITTWDNMKQQFLEKFFPASRAANIRKDICGIRQLQGETLYEYWERFKQLCASCPQHQIPEQLLVQYFYEGLSLFDRNMIDAASGGALVNKTPQEARALISNMAANAQQFGTRQDNPPRQVNEVIVTPIDQKLDSLTSLLEKLVVGQVQQAKACGTCAMVGHSTDTCPTLQEDPTQQVNAIGGFPGQPQHRYDPYSNSYNPGWKDHPNFSYRNQGGQQGYPQQNFHKYPSPAQASNSGMSLDEIVKALAENTQKFQQETRASIQNLSTQVGQLATSIHKLEAKNLGNIPSQTVVNPRENVSAITLRNCKELDVQEIGVQVSIKQKEEKEIKVDDKIINQDDAPKDKFSPLFEYKPIPPFPLALNRKCESIKELNDTLCRGEVNIPSLDVIKPVPRCAKILKELCTTKKRHKLKGCKREKIGEHVSAFIPKTIPIKCSDPGMFSIRCTIGDTRLEKAMLDLGASINVMPDSVYNYLELGPLTETDIVIQLADRSTVYPRGVIEDVLVKVENLVFPADF, encoded by the coding sequence atgcctCGTTCTTCTCGTACAGGTAAACTTGAATACAATCCGGAAATCGAGAAGACAGCTAAGAGATTGAGAAAAGAAGCAAGATTAAAGCGTGAAAATcaaccatcatcatcatctcctGATTTGAACGTATCATCGGACTCCAACGATACAGAAAGTGAATCGGACATTGATCTTGAGGTTGAAAGAAGTGAAAGTGACGAAGAAAAAATGGCAGGACAAGCTCAAAGAACACTCAGGGAGTTAGCTAATCCtaatgttattcaacaaccatTATGCATTCAATTCCCTACTACTGATGCTACTTTTGAATTAAAATCTGGCTTGATTCATTTATTGCCTACTTTTCGTGGTCTTGCAGGTGAAGATCCCCATAAACatctgaaagagtttcatattgTTTGCACAGCCATGAAACCTCAAGGGATTACAGAGGAGCAAATTTCATTGCGAGCTTTTCCATTCTCTTTAGCCGACAAAGCTAAAGATTGGCTCTACTACTTGCCCTCTGGGACGATAACGACTTGGGATAAtatgaaacaacaatttttggagAAGTTCTTCCCAGCTTCGCGAGCAGCCAACATCAGGAAGGACATTTGTGGGATTAGACAGTTACAAGGAGAGACATTATATGAATATTGGGAGAGATTTAAGCAGTTATGTGCCAGTTGTCCTCAACATCAGATTCCAGAACAGCTCCTAGTCCAATATTTCTACGAGGGTCTCTCACTTTTTGATAGGAACATGATTGATGCTGCAAGTGGAGGTGCATTGGTAAACAAAACGCCTCAAGAGGCACGAGCTCTAATCTCCAACATGGCCGCCAATGCACAACAGTTTGGAACTAGACAAGATAACCCTCCACGACAAGTCAATGAGGTAATTGTTACTCCTATCGATCAAAAGTTAGATTCTTTGACATCTCTTTTGGAAAAGTTGGTTGTAGGGCAGGTACAACAGGCCAAAGCTTGTGGCACATGTGCGATGGTTGGACATTCGACAGACACGTGCCCTACATTACAGGAAGATCCAACGCAGCAGGTTAATGCAATCGGTGGATTTCCTGGACAGCCTCAACATCGATATGATCCGTATTCTAATAGCTACAATCCAGGATGGAAAGATCACCCAAATTTCAGCTACAGGAATCAAGGAGGTCAACAAGGATATCCACAACAAAATTTTCACAAATATCCATCACCTGCGCAAGCCTCTAACTCAGGTATGTCCCTAGATGAAATCGTGAAGGCCTTAGCTGAGAACACTCAAAAATTTCAACAGGAAACGAGGGCTAGCATTCAGAATTTGAGCACTCAAGTAGGACAGTTGGCGACCTCAATTCACAAGTTGGAAGCAAAAAATTTAGGTAATATACCTTCTCAAACAGTGGTGAATCCAAGAGAGAATGTGAGTGCAATTACTTTGAGAAATTGTAAAGAATTGGATGTTCAAGAAATTGGGGTACAAGTATCAATCAAGCAAAAGGAAGAGAAAGAGATAAAGGTTGAtgataaaataatcaatcaaGATGATGCTCCGAAAGATAAGTTTTCTCCTCTATTTGAGTATAAACCTATTCCCCCATTCCCTCTTGCATTGAACAGGAAATGTGAAAGTATTAAGGAGTTGAATGACACTCTTTGTAGAGGCGAGGTAAATATTCCTTCATTAGATGTTATTAAACCAGTACCTCGTTgtgctaaaattttaaaagaattaTGTACTACAAAAAAGAGACATAAGTTGAAGGGGTGTAAAAGGGAAAAGATAGGAGAACATGTTTCTGCTTTTATTCCAAAAACTATTCCTATCAAATGCAGTGATCCAGGTATGTTTTCTATCCGTTGTACCATTGGCGATACTAGACTTGAAAAGGCTATGTTGGATTTAGGTGCTTCTATCAATGTCATGCCTGATTCTGTTTATAATtatttggaacttggacctcTGACTGAAACTGACATTGTGATCCAGTTGGCTGATAGGTCCACTGTATATCCTAGAGGTGTAATTGAAGATGTTCTTGTGAAAGTTGAAAATTTGGTTTTTCCTGCTGACTTTTAG